In Myxocyprinus asiaticus isolate MX2 ecotype Aquarium Trade chromosome 16, UBuf_Myxa_2, whole genome shotgun sequence, a single window of DNA contains:
- the LOC127454401 gene encoding cytohesin-2-like, with amino-acid sequence MTFDSDTYMPKSKAPKMDDLDYIPADLSPDERSELEEIRRRKGALILEIHRLKEELREAIIEVEGLETSTEGSKTLQKSRHVAMGRKKFNMDPKKGIVFLVENELLRHTSEDIAQFLYKGEGLNKTAIGDYLGERDDFNIKVLQAFVDLHEFTDLNLVQALRQFLWSFRLPGEAQKIDRMMEAFAQRYCHCNPGVFQSTDTCYVLSFSIIMLNTSLHNPNVRDKPTVERFISMNRGINDGGDLPEELLRNLYDSIKNEPFKIPEDDGNDLTHTFFNPDREGWLLKLGGRVKTWKRRWFILTDNCLYYFEYTTDKEPRGIIPLENLSIREVEDPRKPNCFELYIPNNRGQLIKACKTEADGRVVEGNHMVYRISAPTPEEKDEWIHSIKSAVSVDPFYEMLAARKKRISLKKKEEQP; translated from the exons ATGACATTCGATTCTGACACATATATGCCTAAAAGCAAAGCCCCGAAAATGGATGATCTGGACTACA TCCCAGCGGACCTGAGCCCGGATGAGCGCTCTGAGCTGGAGGAGATCCGGCGCAGGAAGGGAGCTCTGATTCTCGAGATCCATAGACTGAAAGAAGAGCTGAGAGAAGCGATTATAGAGGTGGAGGGGCTGGAGACCAGCACAGAGGGCAG CAAAACTTTACAGAAGAGTCGACATGTGGCCATGGGGAGGAAAAAATTCAACATGGACCCAAAAAAG GGCATTGTATTCCTAGTGGAGAATGAGCTGCTCAGACACACTTCAGAGGACATTGCTCAGTTTCTGTACAAAGGAGAAGGACTCAATAAAACTGCAATAGGAGACTATCTTGGTGAAAG agATGACTTCAATATTAAAGTATTGCAGGCCTTTGTTGATCTTCATGAATTCACAGATCTGAACTTGGTACAAGCACTTCG GCAGTTTCTGTGGAGTTTTCGGTTGCCAGGCGAGGCTCAGAAAATTGACAGAATGATGGAGGCATTTGCTCAGAGATACTGCCACTGCAATCCTGGAGTTTTCCAGAGCACag ACACCTGTTACGTGCTGTCGTTTTCCATCATCATGTTGAACACTAGTCTGCACAACCCAAATGTGCGGGACAAGCCCACGGTGGAGCGCTTCATCAGCATGAACAGAGGCATCAATGATGGAGGAGATTTACCAGAGGAGCTGCTTAGA aatCTTTATGACAGCATTAAGAACGAGCCCTTTAAGATCCCAGAGGATGATGGGAATGACCTGACACACACTTTCTTTAACCCTGACAGAGAGGGCTGGCTCCTCAAACTGG GAGGTCGCGTGAAAACATGGAAGAGACGGTGGTTTATTCTGACAGATAACTGCCTTTATTACTTTGAGTACACAACA GATAAAGAGCCCAGAGGCATCATTCCATTGGAGAACCTGAGTATCCGTGAGGTTGAAGATCCTAGGAAACCG AACTGTTTTGAGCTGTACATCCCTAATAACCGCGGGCAGCTGATTAAAGCTTGTAAGACTGAGGCTGATGGGAGAGTTGTGGAGGGAAATCACATGGTGTACCGGATCTCAGCCCCCACCCCAGAGGAAAAGGATGAGTGGATCCACAGCATCAA GTCTGCTGTGAGTGTGGACCCCTTCTACGAAATGCTTGCAGCCAGGAAGAAACGTATTTCCCTCAAGAAAAAGGAAGAGCAACCTTGA